A stretch of DNA from Methylogaea oryzae:
CCGTACCACATATTACCCACTCGCGCCGACCCCATCCACTAAGCGCATCCCAGCACTCCCCCTCGTCCATTCTTTGCACCAATATGGTGCCCTGCGCACCATTATTGGTCATCAACCGTCCAAGCCGACTTCCATCACGACGACAATTTCACCGCCGTTGCGCTCGGCAACCACCAGCCGGTGGCCGTTGATGCGGCACCAAGCGGGGATATCGTTGAGCATACCGGGATCGGTGCCAACCACCCGCAACCGCTGCCCCGCCGCCAGGGTTTTCACCCGATTTTGCGTACGAATCACCGGCATGGGGCA
This window harbors:
- a CDS encoding sulfurtransferase TusA family protein — protein: MTEEQLDVKGLLCPMPVIRTQNRVKTLAAGQRLRVVGTDPGMLNDIPAWCRINGHRLVVAERNGGEIVVVMEVGLDG